The Setaria italica strain Yugu1 chromosome IX, Setaria_italica_v2.0, whole genome shotgun sequence genome has a window encoding:
- the LOC101768116 gene encoding long-chain-alcohol oxidase FAO1 isoform X2, whose protein sequence is MVAEMATGCAREAMLLVRVILWMLSTKVGTFVLCGWLCVSSRFPYVFKFADMPLERREEVLKWWSKTRWLFPLKVTFVLVKILSHYSFYTTINEHSDNPSWKAIGYSVPDVDRPQEDLSEAAPSPSPRPLDSGVVETRSLDDAALLRSLMDKGLAVKADVSGPHHTVQCDVVIVGSGCGGGVAAAVLAAAGHKVVVVEKGDYFTAEDYSSIEGPSMERLYEKGGIFCTSNASTIMFTGATVGGGSAINWSASIRTPEWVTQEWAREHGLPVFGSPEYAHAMDAVCTRLAVTSGCREEGFQNKALRNGCEALGLRADAVPRNTSEGHFCGSCHLGCPTGEKRGTDTTWLVDAVAQGAVVLTGCKAERFVLESNPGKNGCRSKRCVGLVAKCMGDGITRKLRIEAKVSISACGALMTPPLLRRSGLKNRHIGRNLHLHPVSMAWGYFPDGTPEPRPLTGKCYEGGIITTLHRVTARTIVQTPALGPGSMASLIPWESGRDMKERMLRYARTAHAFALVRDRGAGTVGREGRVRYVPSSEDVEELRNGLRRALRILVAAGAAEVGTHRSDGLRLRCEGLRDEDLEAFLNEVTVAKGPMIPGSDTWALLCSAHQMGSCRMGSRPRDGAVDGRGESWEAEGLYVCDGSLLPTAVGVNPMITIQSTAYYVSKGIAESLAARVKKP, encoded by the exons ATG gTCGCGGAGATGGCCACCGGATGTGCACGGGAGGCTATGTTGCTGGTGAGAGTTATCCTTTGGATGTTGAGCACCAAGGTGGGCACATTCGTCCTATGTGGCTGGCTATGCGTCTCTAGCAGGTTTCCTTACGTCTTCAAGTTCGCCGACATGCCGCTGGAGCGTCGAGAGGAAGTGCTGAAGTGGTGGAGCAAGACGCGGTGGTTGTTCCCCCTCAAGGTCACCTTCGTCCTCGTCAAGATCCTATCGCACTACTCATTCTACACAACG ATAAACGAGCACTCGGACAACCCGTCCTGGAAAGCGATAGGATACAGCGTGCCGGACGTCGACAGGCCACAGGAAGACCTATCGGAAGCagcaccgtcgccgtcgccgcgacCACTGGACAGCGGCGTCGTGGAGACCAGATCCCTGGACGATGCCGCGCTGCTGAGGTCACTCATGGACAAAGGACTGGCGGTGAAAGCGGACGTGTCAGGCCCGCACCACACTGTGCAGTGCGACGTCGTCATCGTCGGCTCCGGCTGCGGAGgcggcgtggccgccgccgtgctcgccgcaGCGGGGCAcaaggtcgtcgtcgtcgagaaGGGGGACTACTTCACGGCCGAGGATTACAGCTCCATCGAGGGCCCGTCCATGGAGCGCCTCTACGAGAAGGGAGGCATCTTCTGCACGTCCAACGCGTCGACCATCATGTTCACGGGCGCGAcggtcggcggcggctccgcgATCAACTGGTCGGCCAGCATCCGAACGCCGGAGTGGGTCACGCAGGAGTGGGCTCGGGAGCACGGGCTCCCCGTGTTCGGGAGCCCCGAGTACGCGCACGCCATGGACGCGGTTTGCACCCGGCTCGCGGTGACTAGCGGGTGCCGGGAGGAGGGGTTCCAGAACAAGGCGCTCCGCAACGGCTGCGAGGCGCTCGGGCTGCGTGCCGACGCCGTGCCGCGCAACACGTCGGAGGGCCATTTCTGCGGAAGCTGCCATCTCGGCTGCCCCACCGGCGAGAAGCGCGGCACCGACACGACGTGGCTCGTCGACGCGGTGGCGCAGGGCGCGGTCGTACTGACGGGGTGCAAGGCCGAGCGTTTCGTACTCGAGAGCAACCCCGGCAAGAACGGGTGCCGGAGCAAGAGGTGCGTGGGCCTGGTGGCGAAGTGCATGGGCGACGGCATCACCAGGAAGCTGCGCATCGAGGCCAAGGTCTCCATCTCGGCTTGCGGCGCGCTCAtgacgccgccgctgctccgccgCAGCGGGCTCAAGAACAGGCACATAGGCCgcaacctccacctccacccggTGTCCATGGCGTGGGGCTACTTCCCGGACGGCACGCCGGAGCCGCGGCCGCTCACGGGCAAGTGCTACGAGGGCGGCATCATCACCACCTTGCACCGCGTCACCGCCCGCACCATCGTCCAGACGCCGGCGCTGGGGCCGGGGTCCATGGCCTCGCTGATCCCCTGGGAGTCGGGGCGGGACATGAAGGAGCGCATGCTCCGGTACGCGCGCACGGCGCACGCCTTCGCGCTTGTCCGGGACCGCGGCGCGGGGACCGTGGGCCGCGAGGGCCGCGTGCGCTACGTCCCGAGTAGCGAGGACGTGGAGGAGCTCCGGAACGGCCTGCGCCGGGCGCTGCGCATcctggtggcggccggcgccgccgaggtcggCACCCACCGCAGCGACGGGCTCCGGCTGCGGTGCGAGGGGCTCCGCGACGAGGACCTGGAGGCGTTCCTGAACGAGGTGACCGTCGCGAAAGGGCCGATGATTCCTGGGTCGGATACGTGGGCGCTCCTGTGCTCGGCGCACCAGATGGGCAGCTGCCGGATGGGGTCCAGGCCCCGTGACGGCGCCGTGGACGGCCGCGGCGAGAGCTGGGAGGCCGAGGGGCTGTACGTGTGCGACGGCAGCCTGCTGCCGACGGCGGTGGGCGTGAACCCCATGATCACCATACAGTCCACCGCGTACTACGTCTCCAAGGGCATCGCCGAGTCCTTGGCGGCGCGCGTGAAGAAGCCGTAG
- the LOC101768116 gene encoding long-chain-alcohol oxidase FAO1 isoform X1: MSTQQQEKASAAAGRGSPLLRRCKRERYTHGLRPPQMEALRAMCGALIPSLPVEGPFHGDKHGGGNKDDVERFYRASAADGAIPDEVAEMATGCAREAMLLVRVILWMLSTKVGTFVLCGWLCVSSRFPYVFKFADMPLERREEVLKWWSKTRWLFPLKVTFVLVKILSHYSFYTTINEHSDNPSWKAIGYSVPDVDRPQEDLSEAAPSPSPRPLDSGVVETRSLDDAALLRSLMDKGLAVKADVSGPHHTVQCDVVIVGSGCGGGVAAAVLAAAGHKVVVVEKGDYFTAEDYSSIEGPSMERLYEKGGIFCTSNASTIMFTGATVGGGSAINWSASIRTPEWVTQEWAREHGLPVFGSPEYAHAMDAVCTRLAVTSGCREEGFQNKALRNGCEALGLRADAVPRNTSEGHFCGSCHLGCPTGEKRGTDTTWLVDAVAQGAVVLTGCKAERFVLESNPGKNGCRSKRCVGLVAKCMGDGITRKLRIEAKVSISACGALMTPPLLRRSGLKNRHIGRNLHLHPVSMAWGYFPDGTPEPRPLTGKCYEGGIITTLHRVTARTIVQTPALGPGSMASLIPWESGRDMKERMLRYARTAHAFALVRDRGAGTVGREGRVRYVPSSEDVEELRNGLRRALRILVAAGAAEVGTHRSDGLRLRCEGLRDEDLEAFLNEVTVAKGPMIPGSDTWALLCSAHQMGSCRMGSRPRDGAVDGRGESWEAEGLYVCDGSLLPTAVGVNPMITIQSTAYYVSKGIAESLAARVKKP, from the exons ATGTCAACGCAGCAGCAGGAgaaggcgtcggcggcggcggggaggggaagCCCGCTGCTGCGGCGGTGCAAGCGCGAGCGCTACACGCACGGCCTGCGCCCGCCGCAGATGGAGGCGCTCCGGGCCATGTGTGGCGCGCTCATCCCGTCCCTGCCCGTCGAGGGGCCTTTCCACGGGGACAagcacggcggcggcaacaAGGACGACGTCGAGCGGTTCTACCGCGCatccgccgccgacggcgccatCCCCGACGAG gTCGCGGAGATGGCCACCGGATGTGCACGGGAGGCTATGTTGCTGGTGAGAGTTATCCTTTGGATGTTGAGCACCAAGGTGGGCACATTCGTCCTATGTGGCTGGCTATGCGTCTCTAGCAGGTTTCCTTACGTCTTCAAGTTCGCCGACATGCCGCTGGAGCGTCGAGAGGAAGTGCTGAAGTGGTGGAGCAAGACGCGGTGGTTGTTCCCCCTCAAGGTCACCTTCGTCCTCGTCAAGATCCTATCGCACTACTCATTCTACACAACG ATAAACGAGCACTCGGACAACCCGTCCTGGAAAGCGATAGGATACAGCGTGCCGGACGTCGACAGGCCACAGGAAGACCTATCGGAAGCagcaccgtcgccgtcgccgcgacCACTGGACAGCGGCGTCGTGGAGACCAGATCCCTGGACGATGCCGCGCTGCTGAGGTCACTCATGGACAAAGGACTGGCGGTGAAAGCGGACGTGTCAGGCCCGCACCACACTGTGCAGTGCGACGTCGTCATCGTCGGCTCCGGCTGCGGAGgcggcgtggccgccgccgtgctcgccgcaGCGGGGCAcaaggtcgtcgtcgtcgagaaGGGGGACTACTTCACGGCCGAGGATTACAGCTCCATCGAGGGCCCGTCCATGGAGCGCCTCTACGAGAAGGGAGGCATCTTCTGCACGTCCAACGCGTCGACCATCATGTTCACGGGCGCGAcggtcggcggcggctccgcgATCAACTGGTCGGCCAGCATCCGAACGCCGGAGTGGGTCACGCAGGAGTGGGCTCGGGAGCACGGGCTCCCCGTGTTCGGGAGCCCCGAGTACGCGCACGCCATGGACGCGGTTTGCACCCGGCTCGCGGTGACTAGCGGGTGCCGGGAGGAGGGGTTCCAGAACAAGGCGCTCCGCAACGGCTGCGAGGCGCTCGGGCTGCGTGCCGACGCCGTGCCGCGCAACACGTCGGAGGGCCATTTCTGCGGAAGCTGCCATCTCGGCTGCCCCACCGGCGAGAAGCGCGGCACCGACACGACGTGGCTCGTCGACGCGGTGGCGCAGGGCGCGGTCGTACTGACGGGGTGCAAGGCCGAGCGTTTCGTACTCGAGAGCAACCCCGGCAAGAACGGGTGCCGGAGCAAGAGGTGCGTGGGCCTGGTGGCGAAGTGCATGGGCGACGGCATCACCAGGAAGCTGCGCATCGAGGCCAAGGTCTCCATCTCGGCTTGCGGCGCGCTCAtgacgccgccgctgctccgccgCAGCGGGCTCAAGAACAGGCACATAGGCCgcaacctccacctccacccggTGTCCATGGCGTGGGGCTACTTCCCGGACGGCACGCCGGAGCCGCGGCCGCTCACGGGCAAGTGCTACGAGGGCGGCATCATCACCACCTTGCACCGCGTCACCGCCCGCACCATCGTCCAGACGCCGGCGCTGGGGCCGGGGTCCATGGCCTCGCTGATCCCCTGGGAGTCGGGGCGGGACATGAAGGAGCGCATGCTCCGGTACGCGCGCACGGCGCACGCCTTCGCGCTTGTCCGGGACCGCGGCGCGGGGACCGTGGGCCGCGAGGGCCGCGTGCGCTACGTCCCGAGTAGCGAGGACGTGGAGGAGCTCCGGAACGGCCTGCGCCGGGCGCTGCGCATcctggtggcggccggcgccgccgaggtcggCACCCACCGCAGCGACGGGCTCCGGCTGCGGTGCGAGGGGCTCCGCGACGAGGACCTGGAGGCGTTCCTGAACGAGGTGACCGTCGCGAAAGGGCCGATGATTCCTGGGTCGGATACGTGGGCGCTCCTGTGCTCGGCGCACCAGATGGGCAGCTGCCGGATGGGGTCCAGGCCCCGTGACGGCGCCGTGGACGGCCGCGGCGAGAGCTGGGAGGCCGAGGGGCTGTACGTGTGCGACGGCAGCCTGCTGCCGACGGCGGTGGGCGTGAACCCCATGATCACCATACAGTCCACCGCGTACTACGTCTCCAAGGGCATCGCCGAGTCCTTGGCGGCGCGCGTGAAGAAGCCGTAG
- the LOC101767443 gene encoding long-chain-alcohol oxidase FAO1 isoform X1 — protein MAAQAEAKAATRRWSRGHPLLGGCKRERYTHGLRPPQMEALRAMCGALIPSLPVVEGHHGGDADHGRGSKDVVERFYLASAADGTIPDEVAELVTRCVWEAVVLVNVVLWILSTRVGTLALCGRLCMSGKFPYVRKFADMPVERREEALGRWNKARWLFPLKITFVVIKVLSHYAFYTMVNENSDNPCWKAIGYSVPDMEEPREAPSPRSLDNGVVETKALNDTTLLRSLVDKGLVVRTDASTYHTVQCDVVIVGSGCGGGVAAAALASAGHKVVVVEKGEYFTAEDYSSVEGPSMERLYEKGGIFCTSNVTTVLFTGSMVGGGSAVNWSASIRTPEEVRQEWAREHGLPVFASPGYVEAMDAVCARLAVTDGCREEGFQNKAVRRGCEALGLRADAVPRNSSEGHFCGSCHLGCPTGDKRGTDTTWLVDSVARGAVILTGCKAECFILESNSGENARRSRKCVGLVATCMVAGVTKKLRIEAKVSIAACGALMTPPLLRNSGLKNRHIGRNLHLHPVSMAWGYFPENKQQEPQPPPLTGKCYEGGIITTMHRVTERTIVETPALGPGCFASMVPWESGRDMKDRMRRYARTAHAFALVRDRGAGTVDGEGRVCYSPARDDVDELRNGLRRALRILVAAGAAEVGTHRSDGHRLRCDGGVRDDELDAFLDEVTVATGPMLPGSDKWALLCSAHQMGSCRMGSSPRDGAVDGRGESWEAEGLYVCDGSLLPTAVGVNPMITIQSTAYCLSEGIAESLAQRKRR, from the exons ATGGCGGCGCAGGCGGAGGCGAAGGCGGCGACACGGCGCTGGAGCAGGGGGCACCCGCTGCTCGGGGGTTGCAAGCGCGAGCGCTACACGCACGGGCTGCGCCCGCCGCAGATGGAGGCGCTCCGGGCCATGTGCGGCGCGCTCATCCCGTCCCtgccggtggtggaggggcaccacggcggcgacgccgacCACGGCCGCGGCAGCAAGGACGTCGTCGAGCGATTCtacctcgcctccgccgccgacggcaccaTCCCCGACGAG GTCGCCGAGCTGGTCACTCGATGCGTAtgggaggcggtggtgctggtgaaCGTTGTGCTCTGGATTCTGAGCACAAGGGTCGGCACGTTGGCTCTATGTGGGCGGCTGTGCATGTCCGGCAAGTTCCCCTACGTGCGCAAGTTTGCCGACATGCCGGTGGAGCGACGGGAGGAAGCGTTGGGACGGTGGAATAAGGCGCGGTGGCTGTTCCCCCTCAAGATCACCTTCGTGGTTATCAAGGTCCTCTCGCACTACGCATTCTACACAATG GTAAACGAGAACTCGGACAACCCCTGCTGGAAAGCAATAGGATACAGCGTACCAGACATGGAAGAGCCAAGGGAAGCACCGTCGCCGCGGTCTCTGGACAATGGCGTCGTGGAGACCAAGGCGTTGAACGACACTACACTGCTCAGGTCACTCGTGGACAAAGGGCTCGTGGTGAGGACGGACGCGAGCACATACCACACGGTGCAATGCGACGTCGTCATCGTCGGTtcaggctgcggcggcggcgtggccgcggcggctCTCGCGTCCGCGGGGCAcaaggtcgtcgtcgtcgagaaGGGAGAGTACTTCACCGCCGAGGACTACAGCTCCGTCGAGGGCCCGTCCATGGAGCGGCTGTACGAGAAGGGAGGCATCTTCTGCACGTCCAACGTGACGACCGTCTTGTTCACGGGCTCGatggtcggcggcggctcggcggtGAACTGGTCCGCCAGCATCCGCACGCCGGAGGAGGTCAGGCAGGAATGGGCGCGCGAGCACGGGCTCCCCGTGTTCGCGAGCCCGGGGTACGTGGAGGCCATGGACGCGGTGTGCGCCCGGCTCGCGGTGACAGACGGGTGCCGGGAGGAGGGGTTCCAGAACAAGGCTGTGCGCCGCGGCTGCGAAGCGCTCGGGCTGCGTGCCGACGCCGTGCCGCGCAACTCGTCGGAAGGCCATTTCTGCGGTAGTTGCCACCTCGGCTGCCCCACCGGCGACAAGCGCGGCACCGACACGACGTGGCTCGTCGACTCCGTCGCGCGTGGCGCGGTCATACTAACAGGATGCAAGGCCGAGTGTTTCATACTCGAGAGCAACTCCGGCGAAAACGCCCGGCGGAGCAGGAAGTGCGTGGGCCTGGTGGCGACGTGCATGGTTGCTGGCGTCACCAAGAAGCTGCGCATCGAGGCCAAGGTCTCGATCGCGGCGTGCGGGGCGCTGAtgacgccgccgctgctgcgcaaCAGCGGGCTCAAGAACAGGCACATCGGTCGCAACCTGCACCTCCACCCGGTGTCCATGGCGTGGGGCTACTTCCCGGAGAACAAACAGCAGGAgccgcagccaccgccgctTACCGGCAAGTGCTACGAGGGCGGCATCATCACCACCATGCACCGCGTCACGGAGCGCACCATCGTCGAGACACCGGCGCTGGGGCCGGGCTGCTTCGCCTCGATGGTCCCGTGGGAATCGGGCCGCGACATGAAGGACCGGATGCGCCGGTACGCGCGCACCGCGCACGCCTTCGCGCTGGTCCGGGACCGCGGCGCTGGGACCGTGGACGGCGAGGGCCGCGTCTGCTACTCCCCGGCCCGGGACGACGTCGACGAGCTCCGGAACGGCCTGCGCCGGGCGCTCCGCATcctggtggcggccggcgccgccgaggtcggCACCCACCGCAGCGACGGGCACCGGCTGcggtgcgacggcggcgtgcGAGACGACGAGCTGGATGCGTTCCTTGACGAGGTGACCGTCGCGACAGGCCCCATGCTGCCTGGTTCGGACAAGTGGGCGCTCCTGTGCTCGGCGCACCAGATGGGCAGCTGCCGGATGGGGTCGAGCCCTAGAGACGGCGCCGTGGACGGCCGCGGCGAGAGCTGGGAGGCCGAGGGGCTGTACGTGTGCGACGGGAGCCTGCTGCCGACGGCGGTGGGCGTGAACCCCATGATCACCATTCAGTCCACCGCGTACTGCCTCTCCGAGGGCATCGCCGAATCCCTGGCGCAGCGCAAGAGACGGTAG
- the LOC101761890 gene encoding uncharacterized protein LOC101761890 encodes MGYIYGDLLKAKQDIAVRLNGNEKKYGPIWGIIDARWDSKLKTPLHKAGYFLNPGFFYDNKKEMEDEVLMEAVVQCATQMYRDDITMQDNIVSQLTMYTEATGSFGTPMAIRQRNIPTISPANWWSVHGGSAKDLRKMAVHSKKRNRLGQRKLNALVFVMFNKRLQWKYSQKDRDPLVAVFIDDESTNEWIVDPNAPAPQLEDDAQSGSVREEDEGNIPYADGDGSNDHEADDVASDNE; translated from the exons ATGGGATACATTTATGGTGATCTTCTCAAAGCAAAGCAAGATATTGCAGTACGCTTAAATGGAAATGAGAAAAAATATGGTCCTATTTGGGGAATCATAGATGCAAGGTGGGACAGCAAGCTTAAGACTCCATTGCACAAAGCTGGGTATTTCTTAAATCCAGGTTTCTTCTATGACAATAAGAAAGAAATGGAGGATGAAGTCTTGATGGAAGCTGTTGTACAATGTGCAACTCAAATGTACCGTGATGATATAACAATGCAAGATAATATTGTTTCTCAGCTTACTATGTACACTGAAGCCACAGGTTCTTTTGGAACACCGATGGCTATAAGACAAAGAAATATTCCAACAATTTCCCCAG CGAACTGGTGGTCTGTACATGGAGGTAGTGCAAAGGATCTAAGGAAGATGGCT GTGCATTCTAAGAAAAGAAATAGATTGGGTCAGCGTAAACTAAATGCTCTTGTCTTCGTCATGTTCAACAAGAGGCTGCAATGGAAGTATTCTCAAAAGGATAGGGACCCCTTGGTTGcggtattcattgatgatgaGTCAACAAATGAATGGATTGTAGATCCTAATGCACCAGCACCACAATTAGAAGATGATGCTCAGAGTGGTAGTGTGAGAG aggaagatgaaggGAACATTCCTTATGCAGATGGAGATGGTTCAAATGACCATGAGGCCGATGATGTTGCTTCTGACAACGAATGA
- the LOC101767443 gene encoding long-chain-alcohol oxidase FAO1 isoform X2, which translates to MQEAEPSDGKVKVAELVTRCVWEAVVLVNVVLWILSTRVGTLALCGRLCMSGKFPYVRKFADMPVERREEALGRWNKARWLFPLKITFVVIKVLSHYAFYTMVNENSDNPCWKAIGYSVPDMEEPREAPSPRSLDNGVVETKALNDTTLLRSLVDKGLVVRTDASTYHTVQCDVVIVGSGCGGGVAAAALASAGHKVVVVEKGEYFTAEDYSSVEGPSMERLYEKGGIFCTSNVTTVLFTGSMVGGGSAVNWSASIRTPEEVRQEWAREHGLPVFASPGYVEAMDAVCARLAVTDGCREEGFQNKAVRRGCEALGLRADAVPRNSSEGHFCGSCHLGCPTGDKRGTDTTWLVDSVARGAVILTGCKAECFILESNSGENARRSRKCVGLVATCMVAGVTKKLRIEAKVSIAACGALMTPPLLRNSGLKNRHIGRNLHLHPVSMAWGYFPENKQQEPQPPPLTGKCYEGGIITTMHRVTERTIVETPALGPGCFASMVPWESGRDMKDRMRRYARTAHAFALVRDRGAGTVDGEGRVCYSPARDDVDELRNGLRRALRILVAAGAAEVGTHRSDGHRLRCDGGVRDDELDAFLDEVTVATGPMLPGSDKWALLCSAHQMGSCRMGSSPRDGAVDGRGESWEAEGLYVCDGSLLPTAVGVNPMITIQSTAYCLSEGIAESLAQRKRR; encoded by the exons ATGCAAGAGGCAGAACCATCAGATGGGAAGGTCAAG GTCGCCGAGCTGGTCACTCGATGCGTAtgggaggcggtggtgctggtgaaCGTTGTGCTCTGGATTCTGAGCACAAGGGTCGGCACGTTGGCTCTATGTGGGCGGCTGTGCATGTCCGGCAAGTTCCCCTACGTGCGCAAGTTTGCCGACATGCCGGTGGAGCGACGGGAGGAAGCGTTGGGACGGTGGAATAAGGCGCGGTGGCTGTTCCCCCTCAAGATCACCTTCGTGGTTATCAAGGTCCTCTCGCACTACGCATTCTACACAATG GTAAACGAGAACTCGGACAACCCCTGCTGGAAAGCAATAGGATACAGCGTACCAGACATGGAAGAGCCAAGGGAAGCACCGTCGCCGCGGTCTCTGGACAATGGCGTCGTGGAGACCAAGGCGTTGAACGACACTACACTGCTCAGGTCACTCGTGGACAAAGGGCTCGTGGTGAGGACGGACGCGAGCACATACCACACGGTGCAATGCGACGTCGTCATCGTCGGTtcaggctgcggcggcggcgtggccgcggcggctCTCGCGTCCGCGGGGCAcaaggtcgtcgtcgtcgagaaGGGAGAGTACTTCACCGCCGAGGACTACAGCTCCGTCGAGGGCCCGTCCATGGAGCGGCTGTACGAGAAGGGAGGCATCTTCTGCACGTCCAACGTGACGACCGTCTTGTTCACGGGCTCGatggtcggcggcggctcggcggtGAACTGGTCCGCCAGCATCCGCACGCCGGAGGAGGTCAGGCAGGAATGGGCGCGCGAGCACGGGCTCCCCGTGTTCGCGAGCCCGGGGTACGTGGAGGCCATGGACGCGGTGTGCGCCCGGCTCGCGGTGACAGACGGGTGCCGGGAGGAGGGGTTCCAGAACAAGGCTGTGCGCCGCGGCTGCGAAGCGCTCGGGCTGCGTGCCGACGCCGTGCCGCGCAACTCGTCGGAAGGCCATTTCTGCGGTAGTTGCCACCTCGGCTGCCCCACCGGCGACAAGCGCGGCACCGACACGACGTGGCTCGTCGACTCCGTCGCGCGTGGCGCGGTCATACTAACAGGATGCAAGGCCGAGTGTTTCATACTCGAGAGCAACTCCGGCGAAAACGCCCGGCGGAGCAGGAAGTGCGTGGGCCTGGTGGCGACGTGCATGGTTGCTGGCGTCACCAAGAAGCTGCGCATCGAGGCCAAGGTCTCGATCGCGGCGTGCGGGGCGCTGAtgacgccgccgctgctgcgcaaCAGCGGGCTCAAGAACAGGCACATCGGTCGCAACCTGCACCTCCACCCGGTGTCCATGGCGTGGGGCTACTTCCCGGAGAACAAACAGCAGGAgccgcagccaccgccgctTACCGGCAAGTGCTACGAGGGCGGCATCATCACCACCATGCACCGCGTCACGGAGCGCACCATCGTCGAGACACCGGCGCTGGGGCCGGGCTGCTTCGCCTCGATGGTCCCGTGGGAATCGGGCCGCGACATGAAGGACCGGATGCGCCGGTACGCGCGCACCGCGCACGCCTTCGCGCTGGTCCGGGACCGCGGCGCTGGGACCGTGGACGGCGAGGGCCGCGTCTGCTACTCCCCGGCCCGGGACGACGTCGACGAGCTCCGGAACGGCCTGCGCCGGGCGCTCCGCATcctggtggcggccggcgccgccgaggtcggCACCCACCGCAGCGACGGGCACCGGCTGcggtgcgacggcggcgtgcGAGACGACGAGCTGGATGCGTTCCTTGACGAGGTGACCGTCGCGACAGGCCCCATGCTGCCTGGTTCGGACAAGTGGGCGCTCCTGTGCTCGGCGCACCAGATGGGCAGCTGCCGGATGGGGTCGAGCCCTAGAGACGGCGCCGTGGACGGCCGCGGCGAGAGCTGGGAGGCCGAGGGGCTGTACGTGTGCGACGGGAGCCTGCTGCCGACGGCGGTGGGCGTGAACCCCATGATCACCATTCAGTCCACCGCGTACTGCCTCTCCGAGGGCATCGCCGAATCCCTGGCGCAGCGCAAGAGACGGTAG